AAATATTACTGTTCAAAAGCTCCACATTGTCCTTCCCTCTCAGTCCGTTTGAGAATGTCCAGGAGGCTCAGTGCTCTCCAAAAGGGCTCATTCCGGTCAGTCAACTGCCAGTTACTGTACTGTCAACGCAGTAGTTAAATACTGTCTGTGCTTTAGTTTTTGTTTTGGATGTGCATATATTATGCACTCCACAGATGTCAGACCAACGTGCCCGGGCTGGGCCGCTCCACACTGGGTTCTTTCAGGTTCAGCTCCTGCATCTTGGAGGGGAAGGAGTCCTGGTACAGAGATAGGTCCACTGACCTATGGTGTGgaacaaaaaaaagcacacaaaatgTCTTAGCATGAGTTGAAATGGAAACAAAAGCCTAAAAACGGttcacagaacagaatagaatgccttttttATCACTATATGTGCTATTATACACTACATACAAAGTGAACCTGTGCAAAGATTGTGAAAATGTTTGAAAGTCAAGGGACTAATAGAAAGTTTGTGCCTCTATATTATGAATAATAATGTTCAGAACAATTAATAAGTAGTACTGACGTATAAATAATTAACATAATTACGATTGTTGATCTCAAAGGGCCCTTTACAGTCTTTTTAATATTTATATCTGGTCCTGGCTACACCCTTGCCACTTATAAAGGGTAAGCTGCCTCTTCAGGACCACTTCTACTCAGTATGGTGTCCTATTGAGCACCCCCCTTGCCTCCATTTCACACACAGTATGTACAGAGTAACGATTAGTTTTTTTGTTCATTTCGAAATTGGAATATAGTAATAGTAAACATAATGTCGTACAACAGATCTAGCACAGATCTACCTCCATATGGGTGCCCCAAAGAATAATATTTTTATCCTTGTAAAGTTTCATATTTTTGTCGTAATTATAGTGCCCACAAGACATATGGCATTCTAGGTGACCGTCTAATCAACCTATCTAGTCAACCCGTCTCTTAtttgacaaacaaaacaaatccatCCTAACCTGCCGTGAAGCGGGTGCCCGTGGAAGGTCTGCGAATGTGGCAGCTGCGAGCCGCCGTGGCACTGGTTATAGTGGGGCACGGCGGGAGCGTCGCCCCCCTGGAACGACTTTGGCTGGTGGGTGAGAGGCGGGTGTTGTTgctgggaagaagaagaagacccgTGGCAGCCGTGCATCGAGTTGGTGGTCCTCCGCCTCAAGTTCTGTGGCGCCCCCTCCTGGTTCTTCGAGGCGTTATTGTTGTTGCTGCCGCCCATCGTGGTCCCAGGTGGGTGACCCAGGGTGTTGCGCAGGTACCAGTCTCGCAGGCCTTCCAGAGCCAGCGCCTTGTGGAGGCTGCGGGTGGCGTCGTCTGGTGTGGAGGCAGTGGAGTCTGTActgtgctggtgctgatgctggtgctggtgctgggacCTGTGCACGTTCTGCGACCCAGGAGCCTGGTCGCCGCCATGCTGGTGCTGTGGGTACGGCAGAGCGGCAGGGGACAAGCCGTTGAGGTTGGCGGGGGGCGGGTGGTTGTTCTCCCCCCCGGGGTACGCCGACAGCAGGATGTTGCTctcctgctggtgctgctgcagtGGGATGAAGGGCCCGCAGGACTTGGTGCGCGACACCTTGACCCGCCGCGGCTCGCCAGGCTTGCCGCGCAGCATGTGAGGGCTGTAAGCCGGCGGGCCGCCTGAGAGGtgcggaggctgctgctgctgggactgagaggaggaggaggaggtgttggaggaggaTGTGAgcataggaggaggagggggatgggggtaGCCGTTGTGGTAGTGGGAGGgcagggggtgtggtggtgggggtggtccTGAGGAGCCCTCTGGCCGGGGCCTGGCTTTGCCGTTGACGAGAGGCTGcatcctctgctgctgctgctgctgctgctgcatcttctgctgttgctgctgctgctgtttccccCATACGTAGTCCAGCAGGATCTCGCTGTAGTTCCCGGCACCCGCgcgaccccctcctcctcctccgacggACGTGCGGTTAGCAGCAGGGGGGTCCCCTCCTAGGGggtgtcctcctcctccgttgCTGGGCAGCCTGTCTGGGCTTCCCCTCTGCGCCTGTCTCAGACGTCCGTCGGTCAGCGCCTCCGAGCTCTTGTAAGGACCTCCCCTCACGGGCATCCCGTTTCTctgacctcctccaccaccaccgccgccgccattGCCGCCACTTCcactgttgttgttggtgttgtccaTGCATACGGTGCGGTCGAGCAGGGCCTCGGAGCTGTTGCTGCGGCGCGtctggttgctgctgctgctgctgctggatccGCCGCCCTGTTGCTCCAGGGAGCCCGGCTGGGAGGACGAGGATGAGCCGCCGTCATGGGACTGCAGAGGctgcagcgccacctgctggtgaTGATTGGGAGCATCGGGATTGTCTGACCACTGCTGCTTGGATACCTCTGACCTGGGGCGGGAATGACATGTTGGACATGAAGGGCATGATGAATATAAGGCATATTTGTTTTACTGTTAAATGCTACCTGGATCCCCAGAGGGAGTTAGgtcaatgaccctgtctgtctgtctgtctgtctgtctgtctgtctgtctgtctgtctgtctgtctgtctgtctgtctgtctgtctgtctgtctgtctgtctgtctgtctgttccaaaCACACAACACCAAGTGCAACACAAAGATTAACTTAACCAGCAATATTTCACATAGATACGTGTATCTGCCTGTAATCCACACAGTGTTGCGGATTATATGTAATACACCATGTCGTCCAATGTGTGGTGCTGTTTATCAAACTGTTTTTTAGAGATGTACTCCCTGTTTTGCCAGCCTCCCAAGTGTTGTTCATGACTTCTGCTAAGATTATTGTTTATTTATGCCGTGATAGTCAAAAGAACTactaaaataaaaacaacaataaaaacggCAACAATGAAAAAGAACACCTACTCAGCTACTCAGTTAAGTCACCTGTGCAGAAAGGAACATGTGACAATATGTGGTCATGGTATAAGGTGTGTGTAGCTCACCTGATGTGTGCCGTGATGGGGCCGGGCCCGGTGCGAGCCAGGAGAGGAGTGGCTGGGACGCTTCTACCCTCCAGGTTGGACACACTCCTGGGGAGGGAACGACTGGGGCTGCCAAACAGAACAACATCATGGTAAGGATAACAAGTACGTACACGCATACAATTATTTGTAAACGACATGCACAAAGCTTTTCACTCTCTTCTGCTCTGAGAATAAATCTATTTATATTCAGTACCAAGCAAAATCACAACAATGATTGATTGACTGAGTAAAAGAGGCTTGATTGGCATGTTTCCGCAACTCACTCATATAATGGAAGAAAGCTTATCCTATTTCTCTCTTTTGTGTattttaaacaaaacatttaagcttttgttgttttcctggtaAGACATGTTCCTGTGCTCTACTGTATTTCTGGTTTAGTGGCTGGCTTACTGTACATGTATAGGCTTAGTGTTTGGCTTACCTGGCGGAGCTGGCCAGGGAGTTGCGTCGCGTGCGCATCTCATAGTAGATCTCCACGGGGGAGAGCTTGCGACAGAACCGGCTGTCGGGGCTCTCGTGGGCCACGCGGGGACGCGACGGGGACACGCCATCGGGAGAAAACACCTcatctgaggaggagagagaggacggagGAGAGACAGatttatagtagagtagagtagagtatcatttattgatcccagggggaaagtaaggtgtcaagtagcatacgtgcatacataaatacagaagacaaaaAAGGTATATATACACAGAAAGGTAGACAGATTGACCAATAGGCAGATTAAGTAGTTGTAAAGATGGATCCTAATAGACAGGACAAAATGGGAGAAACTGGGTAGTTGAGGCAATGAGGTATGAACGTGTCGAGCAAAGTACAgagtgagtgttttttttgttaacaAAGAGAAGCAGGTTGAGAAAATTGCAGAAAAGTCTTGAGGTGGTGAGTGTGAGGGAGACAACTTTAGGACACGTCAGTGTGTTGAGTGCGGCAAGTGGTTGTTGTGttacgtgtgtgatgtgtgttggaATGTTGAGTGTGGAAAGAGTCAAGCATGTGTAGAGTGAGGAGAGTGTGTGGGGCGTGACTtaggtacatgtgtgtatgtgtgcttgcctgtgcaaGTTATTctgcctgtgcgtctgtgtgggtgttagggctgtaacgatattgtatcgaatcgagaaattgcgatacacagagtcattaTACTGTATcgatcagaggcgattcctctttgagtacaagggaggcgccgcctcctgtccaaaatcacggagaatagtatgtaaactaatgctttacacgacttaataacattgctatttcagacccagctccatagaaaatgcatgtgctcaacttagagatgaaatcaatctgtaataagatcccgaggctcgcacgagttttttttcccgctcatgacaacgcaagcgagtcgagtctcaatggacttcaatggcatgtgggattatacgccttttcaatggcaaaatgctaaacggtcattggctattgccgtgaattttttttgattttgagactgagcctcactgggagtgaatggagaagagagaggaggggggagggaccggagactggagctccgacttgtgattgggtgaaccccctgtcagtaggctacagtagttgatttcatttcgaaatgcggatatgttattaatttgactgagaagtttcgtcgtggtaaccagtggggaagctattcattgcggtgtactccagttttgtgtacatagtcttgtaaacctagtgttgcgaataaagtcttaatagtggcacgtccttatcatttttaatctcccaattcaaaagttgaggttgcctacttttcgttagggctagcttgcaagaaagctagagagctatgcaaaatgccaagcattgtggattaaattctggcgaattccagtcgtccttatgaggagaacatgaatatcaaggagcagagcagagcactgcctaatattgacttggtgaaaaaggtagggaagaacaaccgtttcttttgagctttcgtggtgtctgatcaactggttaactgccaagtcccgtgagtggcgagtccttgtttcctactgtgttggcaatgtctggtaaataattaaagattttgcgacctctagtggtaagttaagccgtgcacccagtaatgaacaaagacaacgaaggcaaactcaatcacatcattatgtggcggaggtaggcctaatgataataataataataataataataataataataataaaattccctatgaataggctacaagggggataatgattaatgattaacaaatttgtttcaacaagagtcctttagtgtgtgaggccatatgtggctcaggaccaatgtaagatgtgtgtcaaaattgcgtGCAAAGTTGAGTGCATTGTTACAGCCacagtaggtgtgtttgtgtgcacgcatgcatgtgcatgtgtatgcattctTGCGAGTGCATGCATCCTTGTGCATGCAATAGTGTAGAGCAATAGAGaggctgtccatgtgtgtgtgtgtgtgtgtgtgtgtgtgtgtgtgtgtgtgtgtgtgtgtgtgtgtgtgtgtgcgtgtgcgtgtgcctgtgtgtgtgcgtgtgtgtgtgctggtacttACCATTGTCCTGTGCCATGGAGTCCGACGTGGAGCTACTTTCTGACCTCACCGAGTTATCTGGGGAGACACACACCGTACAATGCTTGCATGTCAATAGGGCACAGCACACACGTACAGCACATGTACACAATGTACACAATGTACACAATCTTATACACAAACTCACCCTCACATCATGTACAGAggaagacacacaagcacgcacacacacgggcacatggacgcacacatgtgcgcgcgtgcacgcacacacacacacacacacacacacacacacacacacacacacacacacacacacacacacacacacacacacacacacacacacacacacacacacacacacacacacacaggcagagttcCCACAAGTCCTTGAAGGACACACTGTTATTATTATGGGATGAATAATCTAACAGTGTCAGAATAAACAACAGACCAAAAACCCACAAGCTCAGGATTTCCCCTTCTTCCTGACAGGTAGACCACAATATTCCCCATCATATCTATgcatctatgcatgtgtgtgtgtgtgtgtgtgtgtgtgtgtgtgtgtgtgtgtgtgtgtgtgtgtgtgcgtgcgtgcgtgcgtgcgtgcgtgcgtgcgtgcgtgcgtgcgtgcgtgcgtgcgtgcgtgcgtgcgtgcgtgcgtgcgtgcatgtgtgtgtgtttgtgtgtgtgtgtgtgtgtgtgtgtggctaacccCAGTGTCTGCGTTGGAATAATGAGGGGAAGGGCAGGCAACGCCACACttcctcactgacacacacacacacgcacacgcacacgcacacgcacacgcacacgcacacgcacacgcacacacacacacaatgtctgtgCTTATCTAAGGTGGGCCTTTTTCCAGGGTGTGTGGACACAGTGACTTTTCCTATTCTTCCTTGATGGCTTCCCAAAATgtctccccccctccacacacacacaaacacatatacactggAACATACTACATGTACTTGCACATTTGCCctcttttagacacacac
This Engraulis encrasicolus isolate BLACKSEA-1 chromosome 10, IST_EnEncr_1.0, whole genome shotgun sequence DNA region includes the following protein-coding sequences:
- the ccdc120a gene encoding coiled-coil domain-containing protein 120, which gives rise to MATSPDYYSTYEHSPEVSNQSGASENREVTQQTRAMEVKADLITNHNLGQAGQDTKQRAERISELQERRRGLQTLLNTRLAELKRVCLQEAELIGEVPAEFPLEAGERPPFVRRRGGSSRHGHKHTHAATKGEEDEANQRKLKKTLFSGTLRRHDSEPQPPQSKRTVHRGCHTDNSVRSESSSTSDSMAQDNDEVFSPDGVSPSRPRVAHESPDSRFCRKLSPVEIYYEMRTRRNSLASSASPSRSLPRSVSNLEGRSVPATPLLARTGPGPITAHIRSEVSKQQWSDNPDAPNHHQQVALQPLQSHDGGSSSSSQPGSLEQQGGGSSSSSSSNQTRRSNSSEALLDRTVCMDNTNNNSGSGGNGGGGGGGGGQRNGMPVRGGPYKSSEALTDGRLRQAQRGSPDRLPSNGGGGHPLGGDPPAANRTSVGGGGGGRAGAGNYSEILLDYVWGKQQQQQQQKMQQQQQQQQRMQPLVNGKARPRPEGSSGPPPPPHPLPSHYHNGYPHPPPPPMLTSSSNTSSSSSQSQQQQPPHLSGGPPAYSPHMLRGKPGEPRRVKVSRTKSCGPFIPLQQHQQESNILLSAYPGGENNHPPPANLNGLSPAALPYPQHQHGGDQAPGSQNVHRSQHQHQHQHQHSTDSTASTPDDATRSLHKALALEGLRDWYLRNTLGHPPGTTMGGSNNNNASKNQEGAPQNLRRRTTNSMHGCHGSSSSSQQQHPPLTHQPKSFQGGDAPAVPHYNQCHGGSQLPHSQTFHGHPLHGRSVDLSLYQDSFPSKMQELNLKEPSVERPSPGTLV